In Malus sylvestris chromosome 15, drMalSylv7.2, whole genome shotgun sequence, a single genomic region encodes these proteins:
- the LOC126605542 gene encoding protein arginine N-methyltransferase PRMT10-like, with protein MGSYKNGVVGDQSGTSNGDAGGAAVDKGVDFANYFCTYAFLYHQKEMLSDRVRMDAYYNAVFKNTHHFHGKAVLDVGAGSGILAIWSAQAGARKVYAVEATSMAEHARAVVKANNLQDVVEVIEGSMEDVVLPEKVDVIISEWMGYFLLRESMFDSVICARDRWLKPTGVMYPSHATMWVAPIRTGLGDQKSNDYESSMDDWERFTDETKNYYGVDMSVLTKPFSQEQKKYYLQTSLWNNLHPHQVIGAAASIKEIDCLTASVSDILEVKSNFSSTVTLQNTRLCGYGGWFDVQFRGRKEDPAQEEVELTTAPSVNDGTHWGQQVFLLSPPARITEGDQLNGSFSMKRSKENHRLMEAEFSCEIRQQSGELVPRFTNRYFIE; from the exons ATGGGTAGCTACAAAAACGGCGTTGTCGGGGACCAAAGCGGCACCAGCAATGGCGACGCTGGCGGCGCCGCGGTGGACAAAGGCGTCGACTTCGCCAACTACTTCTGCACCTACGCCTTCCTCTACCACCAGAAGGAGATGCTCTCTGATCGAGTCCGCATGGACGCTTACTACAACGCCGTTTTCAAGAACACGCACCACTTCCATGGCAAG GCTGTGTTGGATGTGGGAGCAGGAAGTGGCATTCTCGCAATTTGGTCAGCGCAAGCCGGGGCGAGGAAGGTTTACGCCGTTGAAGCGACTTCCATGGCTGAACATGCACGTGCAGTTGTGAAAGCGAATAATCTTCAAGACGTGGTTGAGGTGATTGAGGGCTCCATGGAGGATGTTGTCCTGCCAGAGAAAG TGGATGTGATAATTTCGGAGTGGATGGGGTATTTCCTACTGCGTGAATCAATGTTTGATTCTGTGATATGCGCACGTGACCGATGGTTAAAGCCAACTGGAGTCAT GTATCCTAGCCATGCTACTATGTGGGTGGCACCTATTAGGACTGGATTGGGAGATCAAAAAAGTAATGATTATGAGTCTTCTATGGACGATTGGGAACGTTTCACAGATGAGACCAAAAATTATTATGGTGTTGATATGAGTGTTTTAACAAAGCCTTTCTCTCAAGAGCAGAAGAAATACTATCTTCAG ACATCATTGTGGAACAACCTTCATCCGCATCAAGTTATAGGTGCAGCTGCTTCAATAAAGGAGATTGATTGTTTAACTGCCTCAGTCAGTGACATCCTTGAAGTCAAATCAAACTTTTCGTCAACAGTAACTCTTCAGAACACAAGGCTTTGTGGCTACGGGGGATGGTTTGATGTTCAATTTCGA GGAAGAAAGGAGGATCCAGCTCAGGAAGAAGTTGAGTTGACTACCGCTCCTAGTGTGAACGATGGCACTCACTGGGGCCAACAG GTTTTTCTGTTGAGCCCTCCTGCTCGCATCACTGAAGGGGATCAACTAAATGGTTCTTTCTCAATGAAACGATCAAAGGAGAATCATAGATTGATGGAGGCTGAGTTCAGCTGTGAGATTAGACAGCAATCTGGCGAGTTAGTTCCTCGTTTCACAAATAGATATTTCATAGAGTGA